CCCAAGCCCGAGACCGCCAAGGTGCTGATGGCAAGCTTCGACGACGTTGAGAAGGCAGGCCGCGCAGTGGGCGAGATCATCGCCGCGGGCATCATCCCTGGCGGCCTAGAGATGATGGACAAGCTGGCGATCCGCGCCGCCGAGGACTTCGTCAAGGCCGGCTACCCGGTAGATGCCGAAGCCATTCTGCTCTGCGAGCTCGACGGCGTGGAAGCCGACGTGGCCGACGACTGCGAGACGGTGCGCCGCGTGCTTGAAGCCGCCGGCGCCACAGATATCCAGCAGGCCCGCGACGAGGCCGAGCGGGCGCGCTTCTGGGCCGGTCGCAAGAATGCCTTCCCCGCCGTGGGGCGCATGTCTCCGGACTACTATTGCATGGACGGCACCATCCCGCGCCGGGCCCTGCCAGGCGTGCTAAAGGGCATCGCCCGGCTCTCCGAGGAATCGGGCCTGCGTGTTGCCAACGTCTTCCATGCCGGTGACGGCAATATGCATCCGCTGATCCTGTTCGATGCCAACCAGCCCGGCGAGCTTGAGCTTGCCGAAGAAGTCGGCGGCAAGATTCTTGAGCTGTGCGTGGAGGCCGGCGGCAGCATCACCGGCGAGCACGGCGTGGGCCGCGAGAAGATCAATCAGATGTGCGCCCAGTTCCAGCCCGATGAGATCACAGCGTTCCATGCGGTGAAGGCAGCCTTCGACGATCAGCGACTGCTCAACCCGGGCAAGAACATCCCGACCCTGCAGCGCTGTGCCGAGTTCGGTGCCATGCACGTCCACAACAACGAGCTGCCGCATCCAGAGCTTCCGCGGTTTTAATCGAGAGCTTCCACGGTTCTGATCAAGGCGGCCGCGGCGGCTAGAGGCCGCCGCGGAGCTGGCGAGACCCAGAAGGATTCATCATGTCTGAGAAATACGTATCACCCCGCGATCAGGACGCGAGCGCAGAACTTGGCGAGCAGATCCGCCAGGCAGATGCCGCTGGCTCGCCGTTGAGAATCGTCGGTGGCGACACCCGGGGTTTTTACGGCCGAACGATGGACGGCACGCCACTGTCGCTGGCCGCCCATCGCGGTATCACCCACTATGACCCGGTAGAGCTCGTCGTTTCGGTACGTGCCGGCACGCCGCTCGCGGAGCTAGAGGCAGCGCTTGAAGCAGAAGGCCAGATGCTCGGCTGCGAACCGCCTCGCTTCGGTGAGGGAAGCACCGTCGGCGGCATGATCGCCACCGGGCTATCCGGCCCGCGCCGTCCCTGGGCCGGCGCGGTGCGCGACTTCGTGCTCGGCACCCGCGTAATCGATCGCGCCGGCTGCGAGCTGCGCTTCGGCGGAGAGGTGATGAAGAACGTCGCCGGCTACGATCTGTCGCGGCTGATGGTCGGTGCCCAGGGCACCCTCGGTGTCGTCAGCGAGGTGTCGATGAAGGTGCTGCCCAAGCCCGCCGCAAGTGCCAGCCTGCACCTGGACATGCCGCTGGAGAAAGCCCTGGACCGGCTCACCGAATGGGGCCGCCAGCCGCTGCCGATCACCGCTGCGGCCTACGCAGCCGGCGCCCTGCACCTGCGCCTGGAGGGCGGCGCCAGCTCGGTGGCCGCGACCCGCGAGCGCCTCGGCGGCGACGAGCTCAAGGACGGCTTCTGGCAGGCGCTGCGCGACCTGAGCCTGCCCTTCTTCAACCAAGACTCACGCCCTCTGTGGCGGCTGTCATTGCCCAACCATACCCCGCCGCTTTCACTGGCCGGAGAAACGCTCTTCGATTGGGCCGGCGCCCAGCGCTGGCTGAAGAGCGACGCCGATCCCGAGGAGATTCGCGCCGCCGCCAGCAGCGCCGGCGGCCACGCCAGCTGCCTGACGCCCGGAACAGCCGAGCCCTTCACGCCGCTGGCCCCGGTCATCGCCAAGTACCACCGTCGGCTCAAGGCCGAACTCGACCCGAACGGGATCTTCAACCCTGGCCGCCTCTACGGCGACTTCTGAGCTC
Above is a window of Halomonas sp. I5-271120 DNA encoding:
- the glcD gene encoding glycolate oxidase subunit GlcD, with translation MNILYDEHLDGAIAPHDKADVLADLSRAIPGMTLLHHEEDLRPFECDGLSVYQVLPMLVALPETLDQVETLMRRCNALGVPVVTRGAGTGLSGGALPLEQGVLLVMSRFKRILDVDPEARVARVQPGVRNLAISEAAAPHGLYYAPDPSSQIACSIGGNVAENAGGVHCLKYGLTVHNVLKVEVITIEGERMTLGSEAFDAPGFDLLALFTGSEGMLGVITEITVKLLPKPETAKVLMASFDDVEKAGRAVGEIIAAGIIPGGLEMMDKLAIRAAEDFVKAGYPVDAEAILLCELDGVEADVADDCETVRRVLEAAGATDIQQARDEAERARFWAGRKNAFPAVGRMSPDYYCMDGTIPRRALPGVLKGIARLSEESGLRVANVFHAGDGNMHPLILFDANQPGELELAEEVGGKILELCVEAGGSITGEHGVGREKINQMCAQFQPDEITAFHAVKAAFDDQRLLNPGKNIPTLQRCAEFGAMHVHNNELPHPELPRF
- the glcE gene encoding glycolate oxidase subunit GlcE, translated to MSEKYVSPRDQDASAELGEQIRQADAAGSPLRIVGGDTRGFYGRTMDGTPLSLAAHRGITHYDPVELVVSVRAGTPLAELEAALEAEGQMLGCEPPRFGEGSTVGGMIATGLSGPRRPWAGAVRDFVLGTRVIDRAGCELRFGGEVMKNVAGYDLSRLMVGAQGTLGVVSEVSMKVLPKPAASASLHLDMPLEKALDRLTEWGRQPLPITAAAYAAGALHLRLEGGASSVAATRERLGGDELKDGFWQALRDLSLPFFNQDSRPLWRLSLPNHTPPLSLAGETLFDWAGAQRWLKSDADPEEIRAAASSAGGHASCLTPGTAEPFTPLAPVIAKYHRRLKAELDPNGIFNPGRLYGDF